One stretch of Rathayibacter festucae DSM 15932 DNA includes these proteins:
- a CDS encoding sugar ABC transporter substrate-binding protein produces the protein MTKRSPAGPRFPARPRLLAGLGLAASAALLLSACTGTGQEPAATSGGGASGAGGDYTYAVVTHSGPGDAFWDRVKSGAEAAGADYGATITYTADSDPARQSQLIDNAVAQQVDGIVVSMANPDGVKDSVEKAVAAGIPVVTINSGIERSAEFGALTHIGQSETVAGEAVGTKLAEAGATKALCVIQEAGNVGLEERCKAAASTFGGGMSNLQVDGTNDADVKATIKSKLQADPSIDGVLTLGGQYAIDAVGAVSESGSSAQVGTFDLSEDVVTAIEDGSIVFAVDQQPYVQGFLGITALSLYSTNGNVIGGGQPVYSGPAFVTKENAAEVAEFAANGTR, from the coding sequence ATGACGAAGCGATCCCCCGCCGGCCCGCGCTTCCCCGCCCGCCCGCGCCTCCTCGCCGGCCTGGGCCTCGCCGCCTCGGCCGCTCTGCTGCTGAGCGCGTGCACGGGCACCGGCCAGGAGCCCGCCGCGACCTCGGGCGGCGGCGCGTCCGGCGCCGGCGGTGACTACACCTACGCGGTCGTCACCCACTCCGGCCCCGGCGACGCCTTCTGGGACCGCGTGAAGTCGGGCGCCGAGGCGGCCGGCGCCGACTACGGCGCGACGATCACCTACACGGCCGACTCCGATCCGGCGCGGCAGTCGCAGCTGATCGACAACGCGGTCGCCCAGCAGGTCGACGGCATCGTCGTCTCGATGGCCAACCCCGACGGTGTGAAGGACAGCGTCGAGAAGGCGGTCGCCGCCGGCATCCCCGTCGTCACCATCAACTCCGGCATCGAGCGCTCCGCCGAGTTCGGCGCCCTCACCCACATCGGCCAGAGCGAGACGGTCGCCGGCGAGGCGGTCGGCACGAAGCTCGCCGAGGCGGGCGCCACGAAGGCGCTCTGCGTGATCCAGGAGGCCGGCAACGTCGGTCTCGAGGAGCGCTGCAAGGCCGCGGCGTCGACCTTCGGCGGCGGCATGAGCAACCTGCAGGTGGACGGCACCAACGACGCGGACGTCAAGGCGACCATCAAGTCCAAGCTCCAGGCCGACCCGTCCATCGACGGCGTGCTCACCCTCGGCGGCCAGTACGCGATCGACGCCGTCGGCGCCGTGTCGGAGTCGGGCAGCTCGGCCCAGGTCGGCACCTTCGACCTCTCCGAGGACGTCGTCACCGCGATCGAGGACGGCTCGATCGTCTTCGCCGTCGACCAGCAGCCCTACGTGCAGGGCTTCCTCGGCATCACGGCGCTGTCGCTGTACTCCACGAACGGCAACGTCATCGGCGGCGGCCAGCCCGTCTACTCCGGACCCGCCTTCGTCACGAAGGAGAACGCGGCCGAGGTCGCCGAGTTCGCCGCGAACGGCACGCGCTAG
- a CDS encoding ABC transporter permease, which produces MTTTDTATTASSPRRERRPLRTLLARPETGALAAALAVLVFFSLFAPQFLSLAGAGVWLESASTFGIMAVAVALLMIGGEFDLSAGVMTGFSALIVGILTTHYGLSVWVAVVVSLVVCLGVGALNGVLVMKTGLPSFIVTLGTFFALAGIDLAVTKLITGQVAIQGMAKVPGYDGIQPLFGASAGLGGGTFYVSVLWWFAVTAVATWILLRTRAGNWIFAVGGAQASARQVGVPVLKTKIGLFMGTAGAAWLVGMISLFRTSTVQANTGVGQEFIYIICAVVGGCLLTGGYGSAIGAALGALIYGMVFQGITFAQWDTDWLRTVLGGMLLAAVLLNNAVRTRAGGRR; this is translated from the coding sequence GTGACGACCACCGACACCGCGACGACCGCGTCGAGCCCGCGCCGCGAGCGGCGCCCGCTCCGCACGCTCCTCGCGCGCCCCGAGACCGGTGCGCTCGCCGCCGCCCTCGCCGTGCTCGTGTTCTTCTCCCTCTTCGCCCCGCAGTTCCTGAGCCTGGCCGGCGCCGGAGTGTGGCTGGAGTCGGCGTCGACCTTCGGGATCATGGCCGTCGCCGTCGCGCTGCTGATGATCGGCGGCGAGTTCGACCTCTCCGCGGGCGTGATGACCGGCTTCTCCGCCCTCATCGTCGGGATCCTGACGACCCACTACGGGCTCAGCGTCTGGGTGGCGGTCGTCGTCTCGCTCGTCGTCTGCCTCGGCGTCGGCGCCCTGAACGGCGTCCTGGTGATGAAGACCGGACTGCCGAGCTTCATCGTGACGCTCGGCACCTTCTTCGCCCTCGCCGGCATCGACCTGGCGGTGACGAAGCTGATCACCGGCCAGGTCGCGATCCAGGGGATGGCGAAGGTCCCCGGCTACGACGGCATCCAGCCGCTGTTCGGCGCGTCCGCGGGCCTCGGCGGCGGCACCTTCTACGTCTCGGTGCTGTGGTGGTTCGCGGTGACGGCCGTCGCCACCTGGATCCTGCTGCGCACCCGCGCCGGCAACTGGATCTTCGCGGTCGGCGGGGCGCAGGCCTCCGCGCGCCAGGTCGGCGTGCCCGTGCTGAAGACGAAGATCGGCCTCTTCATGGGGACCGCCGGCGCCGCCTGGCTCGTCGGCATGATCTCGCTCTTCCGCACCTCGACCGTGCAGGCGAACACCGGGGTCGGCCAGGAGTTCATCTACATCATCTGCGCGGTCGTCGGCGGCTGCCTGCTGACCGGTGGCTACGGCTCGGCGATCGGCGCGGCTCTCGGCGCCCTCATCTACGGCATGGTCTTCCAGGGCATCACCTTCGCCCAGTGGGACACCGACTGGCTGCGCACCGTCCTCGGCGGGATGCTGCTCGCCGCGGTGCTGCTCAACAACGCCGTCCGGACCCGCGCGGGAGGCCGGCGATGA
- a CDS encoding ATP-binding cassette domain-containing protein: MSPGTTAGGAAPRTPVGTTILEVRDLGKSYGAVDALTGVSTTVDAGRVTCVLGDNGAGKSTLIAMLAGAEAPSSGELLLDGAPVVFSSPRAALQAGIATVYQDLAVVPLMPVWRNFFLGSELTRGRGPLRRLDVQRMKEITRSELARMGIDLRDVDQPIGTLSGGERQSVAIARAVHFGARVLILDEPTAALGVKQSGVVLTYIARARDAGLGVVFITHNPHHAYPIGDRFLLLNRGTSLGTFEKSDIGLGELTGLMAGGAELAALAHELERPAPE; the protein is encoded by the coding sequence ATGAGCCCCGGCACGACCGCCGGCGGCGCGGCACCGCGCACCCCGGTGGGCACGACGATCCTCGAGGTCCGCGATCTCGGCAAGAGCTACGGAGCTGTCGACGCGCTCACCGGAGTGTCGACCACGGTCGACGCCGGGAGGGTCACCTGCGTCCTCGGCGACAACGGCGCCGGCAAGTCGACGCTCATCGCGATGCTCGCCGGCGCCGAGGCCCCCTCCTCGGGCGAGCTGCTCCTGGACGGGGCGCCGGTCGTCTTCTCGTCGCCGCGCGCCGCGCTGCAGGCGGGGATCGCGACCGTCTACCAGGACCTCGCGGTCGTGCCGCTGATGCCCGTCTGGCGCAACTTCTTCCTCGGCTCCGAGCTGACCCGCGGGCGCGGGCCGCTGCGCCGCCTCGACGTGCAGCGGATGAAGGAGATCACCCGGAGCGAGCTGGCGCGGATGGGCATCGACCTGCGCGACGTCGACCAGCCGATCGGCACGCTCTCCGGAGGCGAGCGCCAGAGCGTCGCGATCGCCCGCGCGGTGCACTTCGGCGCCCGCGTGCTGATCCTCGACGAGCCGACCGCGGCCCTCGGCGTCAAGCAGTCGGGCGTGGTGCTGACCTACATCGCCCGGGCCCGCGACGCCGGGCTGGGCGTGGTCTTCATCACCCACAACCCGCACCACGCCTACCCGATCGGCGACCGCTTCCTGCTCCTCAACCGCGGCACCAGCCTCGGCACCTTCGAGAAGAGCGACATCGGCCTCGGCGAGCTGACCGGCCTGATGGCGGGCGGCGCCGAGCTCGCCGCCCTCGCGCACGAGCTCGAGCGCCCGGCGCCGGAGTGA
- a CDS encoding allophanate hydrolase-related protein → MSTAAASTVLLAVAGAHLRDQPLHHQLADRDAELVEATTTSADYRLYALSTVPPKPGVVRVAEGGAALEVEVYRLTEAAFGSFVAALPQPMAIGSVALADGSLVSGFLVEPIALPGADDITAFGGWRAYLAR, encoded by the coding sequence ATGAGCACCGCCGCCGCGAGCACCGTCCTCCTCGCCGTCGCCGGAGCGCACCTGCGCGACCAGCCGCTGCACCACCAGCTCGCGGACCGCGACGCGGAGCTCGTCGAGGCGACGACGACGAGCGCCGACTACCGCCTCTACGCGCTGTCGACCGTGCCGCCGAAGCCCGGCGTCGTGCGGGTCGCCGAGGGCGGCGCGGCGCTCGAGGTCGAGGTGTACCGGCTGACGGAGGCCGCGTTCGGCTCCTTCGTCGCGGCGCTCCCCCAGCCGATGGCCATCGGCTCCGTCGCGTTGGCCGACGGCTCCCTCGTCAGCGGCTTCCTCGTCGAGCCGATCGCCCTCCCCGGCGCGGACGACATCACCGCCTTCGGCGGCTGGCGCGCCTACCTCGCCCGCTGA
- the atzF gene encoding allophanate hydrolase, with protein sequence MMDSPALDPALQDPAAHVAERYRRLAARPEAFIALRPEAEVAAELAAVDPALPLAGLLFAVKGNIDVAGLETTAACPAFAYAPAEDATVVARLRAAGAVVLGSANLDQFATGLVGTRSPYGAVRHAVDPSRISGGSSSGSAVAVALGGADFALGTDTAGSGRVPAAFHGLVGLKPTRGWVSAAGVVPACRSLDVVTVMAADPAIARRALDVMAGPDSRDPLSRSGVAEPFASTARIGVPRPGQLGELAPGWAEAFDAEVARWSEAGATLVELDIEVFLETARMLYDGAFVAERYAAVGAFVDAHPDEVDPVVGGIVSRSRELPAWKLFQDQERLDRARVVSDAVFERIDALLLPTTTEHPTLAAVAADPIGVNSRLGRFTNFANLLDFAAVAYPAGVVDGLPFGVQLIGPAFTDHQLADLVWSRS encoded by the coding sequence ATGATGGACAGCCCCGCGCTGGACCCCGCGCTTCAGGACCCCGCGGCGCACGTCGCCGAGCGCTACCGGCGGCTGGCCGCGCGGCCCGAGGCGTTCATCGCCCTGCGGCCCGAGGCCGAGGTGGCCGCGGAGCTGGCCGCCGTCGATCCGGCGCTCCCGCTCGCCGGGCTGCTGTTCGCGGTGAAGGGCAACATCGACGTCGCGGGTCTGGAGACGACCGCGGCCTGCCCGGCGTTCGCGTACGCGCCCGCCGAGGACGCGACCGTCGTGGCGCGGCTGCGTGCGGCGGGAGCCGTGGTGCTCGGCTCGGCCAACCTCGACCAGTTCGCGACCGGCCTCGTCGGCACCCGGTCGCCGTACGGCGCGGTGCGGCACGCGGTGGACCCGTCGCGCATCTCCGGCGGCTCGTCGTCCGGCTCCGCGGTCGCGGTGGCGCTCGGCGGCGCCGACTTCGCGCTCGGGACCGACACCGCGGGCTCCGGGCGGGTGCCGGCCGCGTTCCACGGGCTGGTCGGGCTGAAGCCGACCAGGGGCTGGGTCAGCGCCGCCGGCGTGGTGCCGGCCTGCCGGAGCCTCGACGTGGTGACGGTGATGGCGGCGGATCCGGCGATCGCCCGGCGCGCGCTCGACGTGATGGCGGGGCCGGACTCACGCGACCCGCTCAGCCGCAGCGGAGTCGCCGAGCCGTTCGCCTCGACGGCGCGGATCGGCGTCCCGCGGCCCGGGCAGCTCGGCGAGCTCGCGCCCGGCTGGGCCGAGGCCTTCGACGCCGAGGTGGCCCGCTGGAGCGAGGCGGGGGCGACGCTGGTCGAGCTCGACATCGAGGTGTTCCTCGAGACCGCGCGGATGCTCTACGACGGCGCCTTCGTGGCCGAGCGCTACGCGGCGGTCGGCGCGTTCGTCGACGCGCATCCCGACGAGGTGGACCCGGTGGTCGGCGGCATCGTCTCGCGGTCGCGGGAGCTGCCGGCCTGGAAGCTGTTCCAGGACCAGGAGCGGCTCGACCGGGCGCGGGTGGTGTCGGACGCCGTGTTCGAGCGGATCGACGCGCTGCTGCTGCCGACGACGACCGAGCACCCGACGCTCGCGGCCGTCGCCGCCGACCCGATCGGCGTCAACTCGCGGCTCGGGCGCTTCACCAACTTCGCGAACCTGCTCGACTTCGCGGCCGTCGCCTACCCCGCGGGAGTCGTCGACGGGCTGCCGTTCGGCGTGCAGCTGATCGGCCCCGCGTTCACCGACCACCAGCTCGCCGATCTCGTCTGGAGCCGCTCATGA
- the uca gene encoding urea carboxylase produces the protein MTFDTLLVANRGEIAVRILRTAKAMGLRTVAVYSDADLGAAHVALADEAVRLGPAPAADSYLRIDRILAAAAQTGAGAIHPGYGFLSENAEFARACAAAGIVFVGPTPEQLEVFGAKHTARDAAERAGVPLLAGTGLLDDADHAAREAGRIGYPVMLKATAGGGGIGMRACRDEAELRAAWREVRRLAEAGFSSAGVFLERLVERARHVEVQVFGDGAGRVVSLGDRDCSLQRRNQKVVEESPAPDLPDAVRERIAEASRRLCAEAGYRSAGTVEYIYDPVRQEAAFLEVNTRLQVEHPVTESRYGIDLVEWMLRLAQGETAFLDAIPEPSGAAVEARVYAENPDLGNAPSSGTITGLSFPDDVRVDGWIRPGSEVSTSYDPLLAKVIVSGATREEAWAALGRALAATRVDGIATNVGLLRAIAAEPSVLAAEHSTATLDDLRDASPRVEVLKGGMLTTVQDATGRLGYWPVGVPPSGPMDALSFRLGNTALGNPEDAPGLEITMTGPTLRFHTATRVVLTGAPAPATLDGAPIAQWEPIAVPAGGVLAIGTAESGMRMYLLVEGGLDIPLVLGSASTFDLGAIGGHAGRALAPGDVLGLRTPSVPNTVAIVPEEERPAFPHAWTLAALEGPHAAPEFFTEDDMAVFYATAWEVHFNSARTGVRLLGPKPHWAREDGGEAGLHPSNIHDTPYAVGAVDYTGDLPILLGPDGPSLGGFTCPASVATGHLWRLGQLRPGDTVRFVPVTAAQATGLLDAPLDEPAAGRAAVDDHGVLHRRPAHDGDPSLVLRRSGDANLLVEIGEMSLDLASRMRVHAIAETLEQAALPGVIELTPGIRSLQVHFDPRTTSTDAVAEAVLAAEALLPATADLRVPSRTVHLPLAWDDPSTREAIRRYMAGVRDDAPWCPWNIEFIRRINGLDSVDEVYRTVFEAEYLVLGLGDVYLGAPVATPLDPRHRLVTTKYNPARTWTPQNAVGIGGAYLCIYGMEGPGGYQFVGRTVPIWSTHHQAGAFETGVPWLLRFFDRIRWYPVEPDELLELRSEMAAGRLPLRIEEGEFGLAEYQEFLAENAESIADFRAVQAGAFGAERAAWEASGEFDRVEAVPAPPASSAVEIPDGCEGVEAPFVATVFRIDVAVGDAVAAGQTLVALEAMKMEAPVTAPAAGRVVAVVAEVGAHVAAGRVLVVLETRAEQAEEEDAA, from the coding sequence ATGACCTTCGACACCCTCCTCGTCGCCAACCGCGGCGAGATCGCGGTCCGCATCCTCCGCACCGCGAAGGCGATGGGCCTGCGCACGGTGGCCGTCTACTCCGACGCCGACCTCGGCGCCGCGCATGTCGCGCTCGCCGACGAGGCGGTGCGCCTCGGGCCGGCCCCCGCCGCCGACAGCTACCTGCGGATCGACCGGATCCTCGCGGCGGCCGCGCAGACCGGCGCCGGCGCGATCCACCCGGGCTACGGCTTCCTCAGCGAGAACGCCGAGTTCGCGCGCGCCTGCGCGGCGGCCGGCATCGTCTTCGTCGGCCCCACTCCCGAGCAGCTGGAGGTGTTCGGCGCCAAGCACACCGCGCGCGACGCCGCCGAGCGCGCGGGCGTGCCACTGCTGGCCGGCACCGGGCTGCTCGACGACGCCGACCACGCGGCCCGCGAAGCCGGCCGGATCGGCTACCCGGTGATGCTCAAGGCGACGGCGGGTGGCGGCGGCATCGGCATGCGCGCCTGCCGCGACGAGGCCGAGCTGCGCGCCGCCTGGCGCGAGGTGCGGCGCCTGGCCGAGGCCGGCTTCTCCTCCGCCGGCGTGTTCCTGGAGCGGCTGGTCGAGCGCGCCCGGCACGTCGAGGTGCAGGTCTTCGGCGACGGCGCGGGCCGCGTCGTGTCGCTCGGCGACCGCGACTGCTCGCTCCAGCGCCGCAACCAGAAGGTGGTCGAGGAGAGCCCCGCCCCCGATCTGCCGGACGCCGTGCGCGAGCGCATCGCGGAGGCGTCGCGCCGGCTCTGCGCCGAGGCCGGCTACCGCAGCGCGGGCACGGTCGAGTACATCTACGACCCGGTCCGGCAGGAGGCGGCGTTCCTCGAGGTGAACACCCGCCTCCAGGTCGAGCACCCGGTGACGGAGTCGCGCTACGGCATCGACCTGGTCGAGTGGATGCTGCGCCTGGCGCAGGGCGAGACGGCGTTCCTCGACGCGATCCCGGAGCCGAGCGGCGCGGCCGTCGAGGCGCGGGTCTACGCGGAGAACCCGGACCTCGGCAACGCGCCGAGCTCGGGCACCATCACGGGGCTGTCGTTCCCGGACGACGTCCGCGTCGACGGCTGGATCCGCCCCGGAAGCGAGGTCTCCACCTCCTACGACCCGCTGCTCGCGAAGGTGATCGTCAGCGGCGCGACCCGCGAGGAGGCCTGGGCCGCGCTCGGGCGGGCGCTCGCCGCCACCCGCGTCGACGGCATCGCGACCAACGTCGGCCTGCTGCGGGCGATCGCGGCCGAGCCCTCGGTGCTCGCGGCCGAGCACTCCACCGCGACCCTCGACGACCTGCGCGACGCGAGCCCGCGGGTCGAGGTGCTGAAGGGCGGGATGCTGACCACCGTGCAGGACGCGACCGGGCGCCTGGGCTACTGGCCGGTCGGCGTGCCGCCGTCGGGACCGATGGATGCGCTGTCGTTCCGGCTCGGCAACACGGCGCTCGGCAACCCCGAGGACGCGCCGGGACTCGAGATCACGATGACCGGGCCGACCCTCCGCTTCCACACCGCCACCCGCGTCGTGCTGACCGGGGCGCCCGCGCCAGCCACCCTCGACGGCGCGCCGATCGCGCAGTGGGAGCCGATCGCGGTGCCGGCCGGCGGCGTCCTCGCCATCGGCACGGCCGAGAGCGGCATGCGCATGTACCTGCTGGTCGAGGGCGGGCTCGACATCCCGCTCGTGCTCGGCTCGGCCAGCACCTTCGACCTCGGCGCGATCGGCGGGCACGCGGGGCGCGCGCTCGCCCCGGGCGACGTGCTCGGGCTGCGGACGCCGAGCGTCCCGAACACCGTGGCGATCGTGCCGGAGGAGGAGCGCCCCGCGTTCCCGCACGCCTGGACGCTCGCCGCGCTCGAGGGCCCGCACGCCGCTCCGGAGTTCTTCACCGAGGACGACATGGCCGTCTTCTACGCCACCGCCTGGGAGGTGCACTTCAACTCGGCGCGCACCGGCGTCCGCCTGCTCGGCCCGAAGCCGCACTGGGCCCGCGAGGACGGCGGCGAGGCCGGGCTGCACCCCTCCAACATCCACGACACCCCGTACGCGGTCGGCGCCGTCGACTACACCGGCGACCTGCCGATCCTGCTCGGACCCGACGGCCCGAGCCTCGGCGGCTTCACCTGCCCGGCGAGCGTCGCGACCGGCCACCTCTGGCGGCTCGGGCAGCTCCGCCCCGGAGACACGGTGCGCTTCGTGCCGGTCACCGCGGCGCAGGCGACCGGGCTGCTCGACGCTCCGCTCGACGAGCCCGCGGCGGGCCGGGCCGCGGTCGACGACCACGGCGTGCTGCACCGGCGGCCCGCGCACGACGGCGATCCGTCGCTGGTGCTGCGCCGCAGCGGCGACGCGAACCTGCTCGTCGAGATCGGCGAGATGAGTCTCGACCTCGCCTCGCGGATGCGCGTGCACGCCATCGCCGAGACGCTGGAGCAGGCGGCGCTGCCCGGCGTGATCGAGCTGACCCCGGGCATCCGCTCGCTGCAGGTGCACTTCGATCCGCGGACGACTTCGACCGACGCGGTCGCCGAGGCGGTGCTCGCGGCCGAGGCGCTGCTGCCCGCGACGGCCGATCTGCGCGTGCCGAGCCGCACCGTGCACCTGCCGCTGGCCTGGGACGACCCGTCGACGCGCGAGGCGATCCGCCGCTACATGGCGGGCGTCCGCGACGACGCGCCCTGGTGCCCGTGGAACATCGAGTTCATCCGCCGGATCAACGGCCTGGACAGCGTCGACGAGGTCTACCGCACGGTGTTCGAAGCGGAGTACCTGGTGCTCGGGCTCGGCGACGTCTACCTCGGCGCGCCGGTCGCGACTCCGCTCGACCCTCGGCACCGCCTGGTGACCACCAAGTACAACCCGGCGCGCACCTGGACGCCGCAGAACGCCGTCGGCATCGGCGGCGCCTACCTCTGCATCTACGGGATGGAGGGGCCGGGCGGCTACCAGTTCGTCGGCCGCACGGTGCCGATCTGGTCGACGCACCACCAGGCCGGAGCGTTCGAGACCGGCGTGCCGTGGCTGCTGCGGTTCTTCGACCGCATCCGCTGGTACCCGGTGGAGCCGGACGAGCTGCTCGAGCTGCGCTCCGAGATGGCCGCGGGGCGGCTGCCGCTGCGGATCGAGGAGGGCGAGTTCGGGCTCGCGGAGTACCAGGAGTTCCTCGCGGAGAACGCGGAGTCGATCGCGGACTTCCGCGCGGTGCAGGCCGGGGCCTTCGGCGCCGAGCGCGCCGCCTGGGAGGCGTCGGGCGAGTTCGACCGCGTGGAGGCGGTGCCCGCGCCGCCCGCGTCCTCGGCCGTGGAGATCCCGGACGGCTGCGAGGGCGTCGAGGCGCCGTTCGTGGCGACGGTGTTCCGGATCGACGTGGCCGTGGGGGATGCGGTCGCCGCCGGGCAGACGCTGGTCGCCCTCGAGGCGATGAAGATGGAGGCGCCCGTGACGGCTCCGGCGGCCGGGCGCGTGGTCGCCGTGGTCGCCGAGGTCGGGGCGCACGTGGCCGCGGGCAGGGTGCTCGTGGTGCTGGAGACGAGGGCCGAGCAGGCCGAGGAAGAGGACGCAGCATGA
- a CDS encoding urea amidolyase associated protein UAAP2, translating into MSTTGTDTSTTSTDTTTAYGTETHRETVAACAPWSRLLKRGEFLTIVDVDGNQAVDFLAYDAEDRTAYSAAATLQAQETVYLVTGSVLRDAEHRPLLTVVATDVERHDTLGGACSKESNALRYGFHTTAQHACAENFVAELSRHGMGKRDQVSNVNWFMNVPVDPDGALGIVDGISSPGLSVVLRAERDTLVVVSNCPQINNPCNGFDPSRAEMIVHSGENAGTGSA; encoded by the coding sequence ATGAGCACCACCGGCACCGACACGAGCACGACCAGCACGGACACGACCACCGCCTACGGCACCGAGACCCACCGCGAGACGGTCGCCGCCTGCGCCCCCTGGTCGCGCCTCCTGAAGCGCGGCGAGTTCCTGACCATCGTCGACGTCGACGGCAACCAGGCCGTCGACTTCCTCGCCTACGACGCGGAGGACCGCACCGCCTACTCCGCCGCCGCGACCCTGCAGGCGCAGGAGACGGTGTACCTGGTCACCGGCTCGGTGCTCCGCGACGCCGAGCACCGCCCACTGCTCACCGTCGTGGCGACCGACGTCGAGCGCCACGACACCCTCGGCGGCGCCTGCTCGAAGGAGAGCAACGCGCTCCGCTACGGCTTCCACACCACGGCGCAGCACGCCTGCGCCGAGAACTTCGTCGCCGAGCTCTCCCGGCACGGGATGGGCAAGCGCGACCAGGTCTCGAACGTGAACTGGTTCATGAACGTGCCGGTGGACCCGGACGGCGCCCTCGGGATCGTCGACGGGATCTCCTCCCCCGGGCTCAGCGTCGTGCTGCGGGCCGAGCGGGACACCCTCGTCGTCGTCTCGAACTGCCCGCAGATCAACAACCCGTGCAACGGCTTCGACCCGTCGCGCGCCGAGATGATCGTGCACAGCGGCGAGAACGCGGGAACGGGCAGCGCATGA
- a CDS encoding urea amidolyase associated protein UAAP1: MTTSGTSTTAGAREHARAQEAAAASTRPDAPEGVAPADLRWSERIEGGGYGHRVLARGTHLRLTDVTGDACVSLLVYNSLEPHERLNVADTVKVQWQVYAGAGQLLLSDQGRVLASVVADDSGRHDTIYGTTALARNVERYGDGSPQGPSPAGRELLLLGAAKHGLGRRDLPPSVSYFQGVRIREDGSPEWLGGAGPGRSVTLRLEMPAIVLLANTAHPLDPRPEFTVGAVDVHAWAGEPASADERDATPEGRRAFLQTDEYLSARGIA; this comes from the coding sequence ATGACGACATCAGGCACCTCGACCACGGCGGGTGCGCGCGAGCACGCCCGCGCCCAGGAGGCGGCGGCGGCGAGCACGCGCCCCGACGCGCCGGAGGGCGTCGCCCCGGCGGACCTGCGCTGGTCCGAGCGGATCGAGGGCGGCGGCTACGGCCACCGCGTCCTCGCCCGCGGGACGCACCTCCGCCTGACCGACGTCACCGGCGACGCCTGCGTCTCGCTCCTGGTGTACAACTCGCTGGAGCCGCACGAGCGGCTGAACGTCGCGGACACCGTCAAGGTGCAGTGGCAGGTCTACGCCGGCGCCGGCCAGCTGCTGCTCAGCGACCAGGGCCGGGTGCTCGCGAGCGTCGTCGCCGACGACTCCGGCCGCCACGACACGATCTACGGCACGACCGCGCTGGCGCGGAACGTCGAGCGCTACGGCGACGGCTCACCGCAGGGCCCGTCGCCGGCCGGGCGCGAGCTGCTGCTGCTCGGCGCGGCCAAGCACGGGCTGGGCCGGCGCGATCTGCCGCCGAGCGTCTCGTACTTCCAGGGGGTGCGGATCCGCGAGGACGGCAGCCCGGAGTGGCTCGGCGGCGCCGGGCCCGGCCGCTCGGTGACGCTGCGGCTGGAGATGCCGGCGATCGTCCTGCTGGCGAACACCGCGCATCCGCTCGACCCGCGGCCGGAGTTCACGGTCGGCGCGGTCGACGTGCACGCCTGGGCGGGCGAGCCGGCGAGCGCCGACGAGCGCGACGCCACTCCGGAGGGCCGCCGCGCCTTCCTGCAGACCGACGAGTACCTGAGCGCGAGGGGCATCGCATGA
- a CDS encoding TetR/AcrR family transcriptional regulator, which translates to MASAPPGRPRASGASLTGLGTRADILAASAALFCTEGFGGTSTHAIAAAAGIRQASLYHHFGGKHAVLLELLLGTVQPSLDAAAVLLTRDEPPAARLWALCVSDARLLAAGEHNVGALYLLPELGDERFAVFRDRRSELETAYRTLVAACGAADPATGASLVLALVENVILQRRRQPAEPGPSAEAVALAALRVLDLPRPAVAEALAAGPALLAHLR; encoded by the coding sequence ATGGCGAGCGCACCCCCCGGACGGCCGCGCGCCTCCGGGGCGTCGCTCACCGGGCTGGGCACGCGGGCCGACATCCTCGCGGCGAGTGCGGCGCTCTTCTGCACGGAGGGGTTCGGCGGCACCAGCACGCACGCCATCGCGGCGGCGGCCGGCATCCGCCAGGCCTCGCTCTACCACCACTTCGGCGGCAAGCACGCGGTGCTGCTCGAGCTGCTGCTCGGCACGGTGCAGCCCTCGCTCGACGCCGCCGCGGTGCTCCTCACCCGCGACGAGCCGCCGGCCGCGCGCCTCTGGGCGCTCTGCGTCTCCGACGCCCGCCTGCTCGCGGCCGGCGAGCACAACGTCGGCGCGCTCTACCTGCTGCCCGAGCTCGGCGACGAGCGCTTCGCCGTGTTCCGCGACCGCCGCTCCGAGCTGGAGACCGCGTACCGCACCCTCGTCGCGGCCTGCGGCGCCGCCGACCCCGCGACCGGCGCCTCCCTCGTGCTCGCCCTCGTCGAGAACGTCATCCTCCAGCGCCGCCGGCAGCCCGCCGAGCCCGGCCCCTCCGCGGAGGCGGTCGCCCTCGCGGCCCTCCGCGTCCTCGACCTCCCGCGCCCCGCCGTCGCCGAGGCGCTCGCCGCGGGCCCCGCCCTGCTCGCCCACCTGCGCTGA